One part of the Arabidopsis thaliana chromosome 1 sequence genome encodes these proteins:
- a CDS encoding Intron maturase, type II family protein (Intron maturase, type II family protein; FUNCTIONS IN: RNA binding, RNA-directed DNA polymerase activity; INVOLVED IN: RNA-dependent DNA replication, RNA splicing; LOCATED IN: cellular_component unknown; EXPRESSED IN: shoot, shoot apex, stem, root, flower; EXPRESSED DURING: petal differentiation and expansion stage; CONTAINS InterPro DOMAIN/s: Intron maturase, type II (InterPro:IPR000442), RNA-directed DNA polymerase (reverse transcriptase) (InterPro:IPR000477); BEST Arabidopsis thaliana protein match is: RNA-directed DNA polymerase (reverse transcriptase) (TAIR:AT5G04050.1); Has 3669 Blast hits to 3587 proteins in 1202 species: Archae - 32; Bacteria - 2608; Metazoa - 4; Fungi - 43; Plants - 874; Viruses - 0; Other Eukaryotes - 108 (source: NCBI BLink).), which produces MASKETGMFSLAGELASLVEESSSHVDDDSKPRSRMELKRSLELRLKKRVKEQCINGKFSDLLKKVIARPETLRDAYDCIRLNSNVSITERNGSVAFDSIAEELSSGVFDVASNTFSIVARDKTKEVLVLPSVALKVVQEAIRIVLEVVFSPHFSKISHSCRSGRGRASALKYINNNISRSDWCFTLSLNKKLDVSVFENLLSVMEEKVEDSSLSILLRSMFEARVLNLEFGGFPKGHGLPQEGVLSRVLMNIYLDRFDHEFYRISMRHEALGLDSKTDEDSPGSKLRSWFRRQAGEQGLKSTTEQDVALRVYCCRFMDEIYFSVSGPKKVASDIRSEAIGFLRNSLHLDITDETDPSPCEATSGLRVLGTLVRKNVRESPTVKAVHKLKEKVRLFALQKEEAWTLGTVRIGKKWLGHGLKKVKESEIKGLADSNSTLSQISCHRKAGMETDHWYKILLRIWMEDVLRTSADRSEEFVLSKHVVEPTVPQELRDAFYKFQNAAAAYVSSETANLEALLPCPQSHDRPVFFGDVVAPTNAIGRRLYRYGLITAKGYARSNSMLILLDTAQIIDWYSGLVRRWVIWYEGCSNFDEIKALIDNQIRMSCIRTLAAKYRIHENEIEKRLDLELSTIPSAEDIEQEIQHEKLDSPAFDRDEHLTYGLSNSGLCLLSLARLVSESRPCNCFVIGCSMAAPAVYTLHAMERQKFPGWKTGFSVCIPSSLNGRRIGLCKQHLKDLYIGQISLQAVDFGAWR; this is translated from the coding sequence CTAAAACGATCTCTTGAACTCCGGTTGAAGAAAAGAGTCAAAGAGCAGTGCATCAATGGGAAGTTTAGTGATCTGTTGAAGAAGGTGATTGCAAGGCCTGAAACTCTCCGGGATGCTTATGATTGTATTAGGCTTAACTCCAATGTTTCTATAACAGAAAGAAATGGTAGTGTCGCGTTTGATTCTATTGCAGAAGAGCTCTCTAGTGGGGTGTTTGATGTTGCTTCAAATACGTTTTCGATTGTGGCtagagataaaacaaaagaggtCCTTGTCTTGCCTAGTGTAGCTCTTAAAGTTGTCCAAGAGGCTATCAGAATAGTTCTTGAAGTTGTTTTCAGTCCTCATTTTTCTAAGATTTCACATAGTTGTCGAAGCGGAAGGGGACGTGCCTCTGCATTGAAgtacatcaacaacaatattTCTCGTTCGGATTGGTGTTTCACTTTGAGCCTGAACAAAAAACTTGATGTTTCTGTTTTCGAGAACTTGCTCTCTGTAATGGAGGAAAAAGTAGAAGACAGCAGTTTAAGCATCTTACTCCGTTCTATGTTTGAAGCCCGGGTGCTCAATCTCGAGTTCGGAGGATTTCCCAAGGGCCATGGTCTTCCACAAGAAGGGGTGTTGTCCCGTGTATTAATGAACATATATCTTGATCGGTTTGATCATGAATTTTATAGAATCTCAATGAGGCATGAAGCCCTTGGTCTTGATTCAAAGACTGATGAAGATAGCCCAGGCTCAAAACTTCGTTCCTGGTTTAGGAGGCAAGCCGGAGAACAAGGTTTGAAAAGTACTACAGAGCAGGACGTTGCACTCAGAGTTTATTGCTGCAGATTTATGGATGAGATATATTTCTCTGTGTCTGGTCCCAAGAAAGTTGCAAGTGATATCAGATCTGAAGCTATAGGTTTCTTACGGAACTCACTGCATTTGGACATCACAGATGAGACAGACCCGTCACCATGTGAAGCGACCAGTGGGCTTCGTGTTTTGGGTACCTTGGTTAGGAAAAATGTTAGGGAGAGTCCCACTGTCAAAGCTGTTCACAAGTTAAAGGAGAAGGTTAGGCTCTTTGCATTGCAGAAAGAAGAGGCTTGGACCTTAGGTACAGTTAGAATTGGAAAGAAATGGTTAGGACATGGATTGAAGAAAGTCAAAGAGTCAGAAATCAAAGGTTTGGCGGATAGTAACTCTACCTTGAGTCAAATATCTTGCCACAGAAAGGCAGGCATGGAAACAGATCATTGGTATAAGATCTTGCTTAGAATATGGATGGAGGACGTGCTAAGAACCTCTGCAGATAGAAGCGAGGAGTTTGTCTTGTCCAAGCATGTTGTAGAACCTACTGTTCCTCAAGAACTAAGAGATGCGTTTTACAAGTTCCAAAACGCTGCTGCGGCATATGTTTCATCAGAGACGGCTAATCTGGAAGCGCTTTTGCCATGTCCACAATCTCATGATAGACCTGTTTTCTTTGGTGATGTTGTCGCTCCGACTAATGCTATAGGAAGGCGTCTTTATCGCTACGGATTAATAACAGCCAAGGGTTATGCTCGTTCAAATTCTATGCTTATTTTGCTAGATACTGCCCAAATAATTGATTGGTATTCAGGACTTGTTCGGCGATGGGTGATTTGGTATGAAGGCTGTAGTAATTTTGATGAGATAAAGGCTCTTATTGATAATCAGATCAGAATGTCATGCATCCGTACTTTGGCAGCAAAATATCGAAtacatgaaaatgaaatagagAAACGCCTTGATTTGGAACTGAGCACTATTCCCTCTGCTGAAGATATAGAACAGGAAATACAACATGAGAAACTAGATTCTCCTGCTTTTGACAGGGATGAACATCTAACATACGGCCTTTCCAATAGTGGTTTGTGTTTATTGTCTTTAGCTCGATTAGTGAGCGAATCAAGGCCTTGCAATTGCTTCGTAATTGGTTGTTCGATGGCTGCACCTGCTGTTTATACTTTACATGCAATGGAGAGACAGAAGTTTCCAGGTTGGAAAACTGGATTTTCTGTTTGTATTCCTTCTAGCTTAAATGGAAGGAGAATAGGGCTGTGTAAGCAACACCTCAAAGATCTGTATATAGGTCAAATATCACTTCAAGCTGTTGATTTTGGAGCCTGGAGATGA
- the DPMS2 gene encoding dolichol phosphate-mannose biosynthesis regulatory protein-like protein (dolichol phosphate-mannose biosynthesis regulatory protein-related; FUNCTIONS IN: molecular_function unknown; INVOLVED IN: macromolecule biosynthetic process; LOCATED IN: integral to endoplasmic reticulum membrane, endomembrane system; EXPRESSED IN: 23 plant structures; EXPRESSED DURING: 13 growth stages; CONTAINS InterPro DOMAIN/s: Dolichol phosphate-mannose biosynthesis regulatory (InterPro:IPR009914); Has 224 Blast hits to 224 proteins in 115 species: Archae - 0; Bacteria - 0; Metazoa - 93; Fungi - 78; Plants - 25; Viruses - 0; Other Eukaryotes - 28 (source: NCBI BLink).), with protein sequence MELADRAVGLLLSSISLSIFTYYTFWVIILPFVDSDHFIHKYFLPQDYAILVPVFAGIALLSLISVFIGMVMLKSKKKKA encoded by the exons ATGGAATTAGCGGATCGAGCAGTCGGGCTTCTACTATCTTCAATCAGCTTGTCCATATTCACGTACTATACTTTTTGGGTCATCATCCTG CCATTTGTAGATAGTGATCACTTCATCCACAAGTACTTCTTACCCCAAGACTATGCCATTCTCGTACCTGTCTTTGCCGGCAtagctcttctctctctcatttcCGTATTCATCGGCATGGTCATGctcaaatccaaaaagaagaaggcttAA